The region CCGATTTGATTTTGCATGCAATTTCTCCGCAAGGAGAGAAGTTATCTTTCATGGCTCGTGGTGCTCTAAAAAGCAAAAAACGTTTTGGTGGTGGCATCCTTGAGCCCACGCATTTCGTTAACTTTACATATAAAGAGGGCGTGGCCGAAGGCAAGATGCACACTCTTCAGGAAGCTTCTTTGATCAATGATTTTCCCGGTATCCGCCAGGATTACGATCATCTGGAATTTGCCCTTCATGTTTTGGACTGTGTAGCCAAAGTTTCCCAAGAGGGAGATAAGCACTCCGACTTTTTATTCAATCTTTTGGGACATACCTTAAAGTCGATCGAAATCGCGCAAG is a window of Bdellovibrio sp. SKB1291214 DNA encoding:
- the recO gene encoding DNA repair protein RecO — protein: MSQAKDKFIILRKMKYGESDLILHAISPQGEKLSFMARGALKSKKRFGGGILEPTHFVNFTYKEGVAEGKMHTLQEASLINDFPGIRQDYDHLEFALHVLDCVAKVSQEGDKHSDFLFNLLGHTLKSIEIAQDVLILKMHFYLRFMLQQGVIQPEPWMAPFLKTNLADTNTLLPYRQIVDEELNNVENMVRHYIAHAVI